In Streptomyces sp. P9-A4, a single window of DNA contains:
- a CDS encoding VenA family class IV lanthipeptide produces MENQDLELLAHLHALPETDPVGVDGDSFSGTCACVGLLTLLNTICIGISCA; encoded by the coding sequence ATGGAGAACCAGGACCTCGAGCTGCTGGCCCACCTGCACGCCCTTCCGGAGACCGACCCGGTCGGCGTCGACGGCGACTCGTTCAGCGGAACGTGCGCGTGCGTCGGCCTGCTGACGCTCCTCAACACCATCTGTATCGGTATCAGCTGCGCGTAA
- the lanL gene encoding class IV lanthionine synthetase LanL: MTTQVTESELETLLHGALRAKGAGERWATESNESWCRVAPRSGTGPAQGWKLHVSATAASAPAVLEKALDVLLKDGSAFKFARSLEQVSALNTRATPRGSSGKFITVYPASDADAARLAQDLHAVTEGMAGPRILSDQPYAPNSLVHYRYGAFVGRRRLSDEGLMVWYIEDPDGNPVEDKRTGRYAPPAWAVSPFPDSVPVAPPKTETPRRPVVLGGRFSVREAIRHTNKGGVYRGTDVGTGAPVVIKETRPHVEADASGNDVRDWLRTEARTLEKLKGTGLAPEPLAMFEHGGHLFLAQEEVPGIPLRNWVAEHFRDTGAARYRTDALAQAGRLVDLVEAAHARGCVLRDFTPANVMVRPDGALRLIDLELAVLADDAALPTRVGTPGFSPPERLVDAPVSPTGDYYSLGATLCFVLTGKVPALLEEKPATRPAEDRLGEWLDACAAPLELPDGLRTMILGLMKDDPAARWDPARARDALRESGTRSGTERGRGETGRTAAARSGPTGTEATDTDTGTDPVDVAVAGIVEHLVDSMTPDDDLRLWPVSVKAGETDACIVQQGAAGVLSVLTRYFELTEDPRLPELIATAGRWIADRTDTRSTRPGLHFGGRGTAWALYEAGRAVDDRALIDHALALALAPQESTPSHDITHGSAGSGMAAAHLWHRTGDPRFAERVADAADRLAAAARREPSGVSWPVPAEAVVEEAGKRYLGFAHGTAGIGCFLLEAAAVTRNPEHRELALAAGELLVTHAVTVGEAAQWPAQATDVPTAPYWCHGSAGIGSFLVRLWRATGDERFRDLAVGGTRAVVERASRAAVTQCHGLAGNGDFLLDMAEATGDPAHRARAEELARLIVSERSHRGSHVVFPNEYGDVSTSWSDGSAGILAFLLRVRHTQPRHWMVQRPV, encoded by the coding sequence ATGACGACCCAAGTCACCGAGTCCGAGCTGGAAACCCTGCTCCATGGCGCACTCCGCGCCAAGGGGGCGGGCGAGCGCTGGGCCACCGAGTCGAACGAGAGCTGGTGCCGGGTGGCGCCACGCTCCGGGACCGGGCCGGCCCAGGGCTGGAAGCTGCACGTGTCGGCGACGGCCGCCTCCGCCCCGGCGGTGCTCGAGAAGGCCCTGGACGTCCTGCTCAAGGACGGCTCGGCGTTCAAGTTCGCCCGCTCGCTGGAGCAGGTGAGCGCCCTCAACACCCGTGCCACGCCCCGCGGAAGCTCGGGCAAGTTCATCACGGTCTACCCGGCCTCCGACGCCGACGCGGCCCGCCTCGCGCAGGACCTCCACGCGGTGACCGAGGGGATGGCGGGACCCCGCATCCTGTCCGACCAGCCGTACGCCCCCAACAGCCTGGTGCACTACCGCTACGGCGCCTTCGTCGGGCGGCGGCGCCTCTCGGACGAGGGGCTGATGGTCTGGTACATCGAGGACCCCGACGGCAACCCCGTGGAGGACAAGCGGACCGGCCGGTACGCGCCGCCGGCGTGGGCGGTCAGCCCCTTCCCCGACTCCGTGCCCGTCGCACCGCCGAAGACGGAGACGCCGCGGCGCCCGGTCGTGCTCGGCGGCCGGTTCTCGGTGCGGGAGGCGATCCGGCACACCAACAAGGGTGGCGTCTACCGAGGCACCGACGTCGGGACCGGCGCCCCCGTCGTCATCAAGGAGACCCGGCCCCACGTGGAGGCCGACGCCTCCGGCAACGACGTCCGCGACTGGCTGCGCACCGAGGCCCGGACCCTGGAGAAGCTCAAGGGCACGGGGCTCGCACCGGAGCCGCTCGCGATGTTCGAGCACGGCGGACACCTGTTCCTGGCCCAGGAGGAAGTGCCGGGGATCCCCCTGCGCAACTGGGTCGCCGAGCACTTCCGCGACACCGGCGCCGCACGCTACCGCACCGACGCGCTGGCCCAGGCCGGACGCCTGGTGGACCTCGTCGAGGCGGCCCACGCCCGAGGCTGCGTGCTGCGCGACTTCACCCCCGCCAACGTGATGGTCCGCCCCGACGGCGCACTGCGCCTCATCGACCTGGAGCTCGCCGTCCTCGCCGACGACGCCGCCCTCCCGACCCGCGTCGGCACGCCCGGCTTCAGTCCCCCCGAGCGCCTGGTGGACGCGCCCGTCTCCCCGACCGGCGACTACTACAGCCTCGGCGCGACGCTGTGCTTCGTCCTGACCGGCAAGGTACCGGCCCTGCTGGAGGAGAAGCCCGCCACCCGGCCCGCGGAGGACCGGCTCGGTGAGTGGCTGGACGCCTGCGCCGCCCCCCTGGAGCTGCCCGACGGCCTGCGCACGATGATCCTCGGACTGATGAAGGACGACCCCGCCGCGCGCTGGGACCCGGCCCGGGCGCGGGACGCGCTCCGGGAGAGCGGTACGAGGAGTGGCACCGAGAGGGGACGTGGCGAGACTGGTCGTACGGCCGCGGCTCGCAGCGGCCCGACGGGCACCGAAGCCACCGACACGGACACCGGCACCGACCCGGTCGACGTCGCCGTGGCCGGCATCGTGGAGCACCTCGTCGACTCCATGACACCCGACGACGACCTGCGGCTGTGGCCCGTGTCCGTCAAGGCCGGGGAGACCGACGCCTGCATCGTGCAGCAGGGCGCGGCCGGTGTGCTGTCCGTCCTGACACGCTACTTCGAGCTCACCGAAGACCCCCGCCTCCCGGAGCTGATCGCCACCGCGGGCCGCTGGATCGCGGACCGCACCGACACCCGCTCCACACGGCCCGGCCTGCACTTCGGCGGCCGCGGCACGGCCTGGGCGCTGTACGAGGCCGGGCGCGCCGTCGACGACCGGGCGCTCATCGACCACGCCCTGGCCCTGGCCCTCGCGCCGCAGGAGTCGACGCCCAGCCACGACATCACCCATGGCTCGGCGGGCAGCGGAATGGCCGCTGCCCACCTGTGGCACCGCACCGGCGATCCACGCTTCGCCGAGCGGGTCGCCGATGCCGCCGACCGGCTGGCCGCCGCGGCCCGGCGCGAGCCGTCCGGGGTGAGCTGGCCGGTGCCCGCCGAGGCCGTGGTCGAGGAGGCCGGCAAGCGCTACCTGGGCTTCGCCCACGGCACCGCCGGCATCGGCTGCTTCCTCTTGGAGGCCGCCGCCGTCACCAGGAACCCGGAGCACCGGGAACTGGCCCTGGCGGCGGGCGAGCTCCTCGTGACGCACGCCGTCACCGTCGGCGAGGCGGCCCAGTGGCCGGCCCAGGCCACGGACGTACCGACGGCACCGTACTGGTGCCACGGCTCCGCCGGCATCGGCTCGTTCCTCGTCCGGCTGTGGCGGGCGACCGGCGACGAACGGTTCCGTGACCTCGCCGTCGGTGGCACCCGAGCCGTGGTCGAGCGCGCCTCCCGCGCCGCCGTCACGCAATGCCATGGACTGGCGGGCAACGGCGACTTCCTCCTCGACATGGCCGAGGCCACCGGCGACCCCGCCCACCGGGCGCGGGCCGAGGAGCTGGCCCGCCTCATCGTCTCCGAACGGTCCCACCGCGGCAGCCACGTCGTCTTCCCCAACGAGTACGGGGACGTCTCGACGAGCTGGAGCGACGGATCGGCGGGAATCCTGGCGTTCCTCCTGAGGGTCCGCCACACACAGCCCCGGCACTGGATGGTTCAGCGACCGGTCTGA
- a CDS encoding carboxylesterase/lipase family protein encodes MTVRTTRQGAVRGRALPDGVTSFLGIPYAAPPFGDLRFRAPAPPEPWTGVRDATAYGPTPPHAPYAPPFDALIPDDVAEGEECLNLNIWTPDPERGAGLPVMVWLHGGAFTNGAGSVSAYDGGAFARDGVVCVTLNYRLGADGFLRLPGRPDNRGLLDQIAALRWIQENIDAFGGDPERVTVFGESAGAMSIGVLLTDPAARGLFRRAILQSGACHHFLRPASAELVTARLAAKLGIDPTPEAFAAVPLPELLPAQAELRGELNARPDPALWGEAALNMMPFEPVAPGLALPGPDCGIDLLIGSNREEYRLFLVPTGRLDLVPAATLDALTAAYGLDPAEALPVYAAARPGATPGELLDAVATDWFYRMPAVRLAEAVPGSYLYEFSWRSPRFDGALGACHALELPFVFDRLQDPAYAPLLGADPPQALADALHGAWVSFAKTGDPGWQSYEPATRTAMDFTMPGPAQVSDPRAHERRLWDDVR; translated from the coding sequence ATGACCGTACGCACCACCCGGCAGGGCGCGGTCCGCGGCCGCGCCCTGCCCGACGGAGTCACCTCGTTCCTCGGCATCCCGTACGCGGCCCCGCCCTTCGGCGACCTGCGGTTCCGCGCGCCGGCCCCGCCCGAGCCCTGGACGGGCGTCCGCGACGCCACGGCGTACGGCCCGACGCCGCCGCACGCCCCCTATGCGCCCCCGTTCGACGCCCTCATTCCGGACGACGTCGCCGAGGGGGAGGAGTGCCTCAACCTCAACATCTGGACGCCGGACCCGGAGCGGGGCGCCGGGCTGCCCGTGATGGTGTGGCTGCACGGCGGGGCGTTCACCAACGGGGCGGGCTCGGTGTCCGCGTACGACGGCGGCGCCTTCGCCCGCGACGGCGTCGTCTGCGTCACCCTCAACTACCGGCTGGGCGCCGACGGCTTCCTGCGCCTGCCCGGCCGCCCCGACAACCGCGGCCTGCTCGACCAGATCGCCGCCCTGCGCTGGATCCAGGAGAACATCGACGCGTTCGGCGGCGACCCCGAACGGGTGACCGTCTTCGGCGAGTCGGCCGGCGCCATGAGCATCGGCGTGCTCCTGACCGACCCGGCGGCCCGGGGGCTGTTCCGGAGGGCGATCCTGCAGTCCGGCGCCTGCCACCACTTCCTGCGCCCGGCCTCCGCCGAGCTGGTCACGGCCCGGCTGGCGGCGAAGCTGGGCATCGACCCGACCCCGGAGGCCTTCGCCGCCGTCCCGCTGCCCGAGCTCCTCCCCGCACAGGCGGAGTTGCGCGGCGAACTGAACGCGCGCCCCGACCCGGCGCTCTGGGGCGAGGCGGCACTCAACATGATGCCGTTCGAGCCGGTGGCGCCCGGCCTCGCCCTCCCCGGACCCGACTGCGGGATCGACCTGCTCATCGGCAGCAACCGCGAGGAGTACCGCCTCTTCCTCGTCCCGACCGGGCGCCTGGACCTCGTCCCCGCCGCCACCCTCGACGCCCTCACCGCGGCCTACGGCCTCGACCCGGCCGAGGCCCTCCCCGTCTACGCCGCCGCCCGGCCCGGCGCCACGCCGGGCGAACTCCTCGACGCGGTGGCCACCGACTGGTTCTACCGCATGCCGGCCGTCCGGCTCGCCGAGGCGGTCCCGGGCTCGTACCTCTACGAGTTCTCCTGGCGCTCCCCCCGCTTCGACGGGGCGCTCGGCGCCTGCCACGCCCTGGAACTCCCCTTCGTCTTCGACCGCCTCCAGGACCCGGCCTACGCCCCCCTGCTCGGCGCCGACCCGCCGCAGGCGCTCGCGGACGCCCTGCACGGGGCGTGGGTCTCCTTCGCGAAGACGGGCGACCCCGGCTGGCAGTCGTACGAACCCGCGACCCGTACGGCGATGGACTTCACGATGCCGGGCCCCGCCCAGGTCAGTGATCCGCGAGCCCACGAACGGAGGCTGTGGGACGACGTGCGCTGA